Proteins co-encoded in one Streptomyces sp. JH34 genomic window:
- a CDS encoding DUF1036 domain-containing protein — MGLYFQNSTSKTVWFAYAYSNSDCASEGDPWSKIGWFMVTPHTDLKVRSGPVNGAKYFFFAENQDRSLSWGGEFSTQLPDRAFDWCWTTGSTDSRLLGMKKIIVPVTSINHTINVIGP, encoded by the coding sequence GTGGGACTCTACTTCCAGAACAGCACGTCGAAGACTGTTTGGTTCGCTTACGCCTACTCGAACAGCGACTGCGCGTCGGAGGGCGACCCGTGGTCGAAGATCGGATGGTTCATGGTCACTCCGCACACAGATTTGAAGGTGCGTTCTGGCCCGGTCAACGGCGCGAAGTACTTCTTTTTCGCGGAGAATCAGGACAGAAGTCTGAGTTGGGGTGGCGAATTCTCCACCCAACTTCCGGACCGGGCATTCGACTGGTGCTGGACCACGGGGAGCACCGACTCCCGGCTGCTCGGCATGAAAAAGATAATTGTGCCGGTGACTTCGATCAACCACACGATCAACGTCATCGGGCCCTGA